One stretch of Nicotiana tabacum cultivar K326 chromosome 18, ASM71507v2, whole genome shotgun sequence DNA includes these proteins:
- the LOC107769768 gene encoding putative EG45-like domain containing protein 1: MTILKFILLIISVVATLFSIALAIPGTASFYYNLPYVSSVCFGNTSQGTLVASSDQLGDEFRCGTLLKVTCTGPVPKPCTGKSVVVKIVHTCPGCGVTMDLSKEAFAVIATPVTVENIIKIDYVKVS, from the exons ATGACAATTCTTAAATTTATTCTTCTAATTATTAGTGTTGTGGCAACTTTGTTTTCCATAGCTTTGGCTATACCAGGGACTGCATCATTTTACTACAATTTACCATATGTTT CTTCGGTATGTTTCGGAAACACATCCCAAGGTACCCTTGTAGCATCGAGTGATCAACTCGGGGATGAATTTCGGTGTGGAACATTATTAAAGGTCACATGCACTGGTCCAGTGCCAAAGCCTTGCACTGGCAAAAGCGTTGTGGTAAAAATTGTTCATACTTGCCCTGGATGTGGTGTAACCATGGATCTCTCTAAAGAAGCATTTGCAGTCATTGCTACTCCTGTCACGGTCGAAAATATTATTAAGATCGACTACGTCAA GGTGTCATGA
- the LOC142173023 gene encoding putative mitochondrial protein AtMg00860, whose product MVQEGIVLGHRVSRNGIEVDKEKVVAVEKLPPPISVKGVRSFLGHAGFYRRFIKDFSKIVTPLCRLLEKDVTFNFDEACLKAFEELKQKFVAALIIVAPDWSLPFELMCDASDHPIQEFDVEIQDRKGTENQVADHLSKAGKS is encoded by the exons atggtacaagaaggcatcGTGTTGGGTCATAGAGTGTCAAGGAATGGCATCGAAGTTGATAAGGAGAAGGTGGTGGcggttgaaaaattacctccacccaTTTCTGTGAAGGGTGTCCGAAGTTTCTTGGGACATGCAGGGTTCTATAGACGCTTTATtaaggatttttcaaaaattgttacTCCTTTGTGTAGGTTGCTTGAAAAGGATGTAACCTTCAATTTTGATGAAGCCTGTCTGAAGGCATTCGAAGAGCTAAAACAGAAGTTCGTGGCTGCCCTGATTATTGTGGCACCGGATTGGTCCTTACCATTTGAACttatgtgcgatgcaagtgaccaTCCTATTCAG GAATTTGATGTAGAAATACAAGATCGGAAGGGCACAGAAAATCAAGTAGCTGACCATCTATCAAAGGCTGGAAAATCATGA